CGAGGGCGTAACCCGCGAGGAACTGTTTGAGGTCTTCTCGGTGGCGCTGGTCGTGGGCGGCTCCATCGTGATTCCGCACCTTCGCCGCGCGGTGGCGCTGCTGGACGAACTGGAAGCGGGGCGACAGTAGCAGGTTGCGGGCGGCCCTACGGGGAGTCCGCGAACCAGGCCATGATGAAGTCGTCGTCGTATTCGCCGCGATGCTTCACCTGGCGAATGCGGTGGCCTTCGTACACGAAGCCGCACTTCTCGTAGAGGCGCTGCGCGACCTTGTTGGAGGCCCGCACGCCCAGGGTGATCTTCTCCAAGCCGACCGCCTTGGCCCAATCCTGGGCCGTCTGCATGAGCGCCAGCCCGATGCCCACGCCCCGATAGCCCTTCCTTACGCCGATGCCCAGTTCCGCCACGTGGCGGCAGAACTCGGCCCTGTGCTGGAACAGGGTGAGCCAGCCGACCAGCGCCCCCTTGTGCTCCGCGACGATGTACAGGTTGGGGGGCGACACGCTTCGGATGAACACCCGCTCGTCCTCAAGCGTTTGGTTGAACGAGGAGCGCAGCATGAACGCTTCCTCGGCGAACACCTCATTCAGCAGGCGGATGAGGGGCGCGGCGTCCGTGTCGCGCACATGGCGGATGATGATCGTCTTGCCGTCTTTCGTCGTGATCCGTTTCGGCAGCACGGGATGTCTCCTGGCGATAGGCCCTCGCGCTTTACGCCTGTCCGCGGCGGTTGAGAGCGAGGGCTAACGGCCGGTGGCCGTGCCCGCCACAGGCCGGGCATAGCATAGCCCGACCGCGCGGGGACGTCAAGCGGCGCCTCGGTTCCGACGTTTGTTGGTCGCGCCATGGGCACAGGTGCGACTCACTTCCGAAAGTGAGTCGCACCTTGGTCGCCAGCACAAGATGGAACCGAATCCAAGCAAGCGGCAGGCGGGCTTGCCCGACGGTGGGGGTTGTGATATACTCGGCGCATGGGCCGGGGCGCTCTGTCGCTGCCGGCGGTCTGTTTGAGAGGGGCTTGTGAACATTGCGATCGTCCACGACTGGCTGAACCAGATGGGCGGGGCCGAGGGGGTGCTGGAAACCCTCATGGCCATGTTCCCGGACGCTCCGCTCTATACGTCCATCTATTGGCGCGAGGGGATGCCCGATGCGTACAGGGCTTGGGACATCCGCACGTCGTTTCTGGACAGGTGGCCGCTGATCAAGCGCAAGCATCAGGTCTTCCTGCCGTTCTACCCGCTGGCCTTTGAGCGGTTTGACTTTGCCGGCTACGACCTGGTCATCAGCAACAAGAGCGGCTTCTGCCACGGGATCATCACGCCGCCCGAGACGCTGCACATCTGCTACTGCCTGACGCCGACGCGCTACCTGTGGGACACGGCCAACTACATCCGTCGCGAGGGGCTGGGCAGGCTGGCGCAGGCTGTGCTGGTGCCGTTCCTGGCGCAGTTGCGGATGTGGGATCGCCTGGCGGCGGATCGCGTGGATGCGTTCGTCGCCATCTCGCAGGAGGTGCGGCGGCGGATTGCCCGCTACTATCGGCGCAACTCGGTGGTCATCTACCCGCCTGTGCATACGGAAAGGTTTGAGCCTGCGGCGAAGCGCGACGACTACTACCTGGTCGTGTCGCGCCTGGTGCCCTACAAGCGCATTGACCTGGCCGTGGAGGCGTTCAATCGGCTGGGCAAGCCGCTGGTCGTCATCGGCGAGGGGCGCGACCGCAAGGCGCTGGAGGCCCTGGCGCGGCCCAACGTGTCGTTCCTGGGGCGGCTGCCCTTTGAGCAGGTGCGGGACTACATGGCGCGGTGCCGGGCGCTGATCTTCCCCGGCCTGGAGGATTTCGGCATCACGCCCGTGGAGGCGCAGGCCGCGGGCCGGCCCGTCATCGCCTTCGCCGGCGGCGGCGCGCTGGACACCGTGGAGGACGGGCGGACGGGCATCTTGTTCCCCGAGCAGACGCCCGAATCGCTCATGGCCGCGGTGGAGCGGTGCGAGCAGATGTCGTTTGATGTCGGCGTGTTGCGCGCCAACGCCGAACGTTTCAGCGTGGAGGAGTTCCAACGGCAACTCACGGCCTTCGTGGAGAAAGAACTGGCGCGGCATGGAAAGGCCGCGTGAATATGGGGGGAGATATGGTAACGAGAGAAGAAGCGTGGCGACTGCTCACCGAGCACAACAAAGAACCGGAGCACATCAAACACGCCATTGCCGTGGAAGCGGCCATGCGCGCATACGCCCGTAAGTTCGGCGAGGACGAAGAACTCTGGGGAATCGTGGGCCTCATCCACGACGTGGACTACGAAGAACACCCCACGATGGGGCCGGGCGAGCACCCCTTTGCCGGAGCGCAGATGCTAGAGGATTTGGGCTGGCCCGCCGAAATCGTCCGCGCCGTGCGTTCCCACGCCAACTACAGCGGGATCCCACGCCAAACGCCCCTGGAGAAGACCCTGTTCGCCGTGGACGAACTGACGGGCTTGGTCATCGCCGTGGCTCTGGTGCGCCCCAGCAAGAACATCGCCGACGTAGAAGTGAAGTCGGTCCGCAAGAAGTGGAAGGACAAAGCCTTCGCCCGAGCGGTCAACCGCGAGGAGATTGAGCAAGGTGCGGCGGAACTGGGCGTGGACCTGGAGGAGCACATCGCCACGGTGATTGAGGCGCTGAAGCCCGTCGCCGCTCAGTTGGGCATAGACGGCTCGCTCGCGCAGGGTTAGGGGGCCATGGACGCCCGACAACGCGAATCGGCCTTGCCCATCGCCCTGGTGCTGGTGGCCCTGGTGGCGCTGACCGCGCTGGCGGCGTTCTTGCCCAAGGCGTCGGGCCAACCCGTAGTGGCGTCGCCCACGCTCGTGGCCACTGCCGCGGACGAGTCCCCATCGCCATCGCCCCGCCCCACGCGAACCCCATCGCCCACGGCCACGGCGACGCCCACCCCGACGTTTACGCCCTTGCCGCCCATCATCCACATCGTGCAGAAGGGCGAGTCGGTGGGCATCATCGCCAAGCAGTACGGCGTCTCGGAGCGCGCTGTTCTGGAGGCCAACGGGTTGCAGCCCGATTCCATCATCCGCATCGGGCAGGAGTTGATCATCCCCCGTCCGACGCCGACGCCGGAGCCGGCCGCGACGCAGGTTCCGCCGACGGTTGAGGGCGCGGCGCTGGCCCCTGGCGAGCAGGTCTACGCCGTGGAGTCGGGCGACACGCTGTCGGGCATCGCCAAGAAGTTCAACACCAACGTCAACCTGCTGATGAGCCGCAACAACATCAAGGACCCGTCGCTGCTGCGGGTGGGGCAGACGATCATCATCCCTGTGGGCACGCCGACGCCGCTGCCCACGCCCACCTTCCGCCCGACCAGCACGCCCACGCCCGGCCCGCCGTATCTCGCGCCTGCGCTGCTGTGGCCGCCCGACGGCGCGGTGTATCGCGGCGAGGCGGCCACGGTATGGGTGCAGTGGGCCTCGGTAGGGCTGCTCGCTCCCGACGAGTGGTACGTGGTGCGCGTGTACCGGGGCGGGCAGGTCGTCGGCGAGGGGTGGACGAAGGCGAACGCCTGGCGTTTGCCCGCCGAACTGCGCCCGCCCACGGATGCCGCCGACCACCGCCTAACGTGGGAAGTGCTCGTCATGCGCCAGGATGGGCTGGAGCCAGGGAGGGGGACGGTGCTGGTGGGCCCAGGCGCGTCGCGATACTTGGAGTGGTACTGACCGCGGCGCATTGCCGAAAGGCTCGGCCCCATGTTATTTGGTGAACTGTGCGCACATTTTCCTCGTGCATCATGGCGAGAGACGCGACGCCATCTCGCCGGGCCTCATCCCCGCCAGACGCTGAAACATCTTGCTGCGGGCTGGCCGTGGGGGAGCAGCATGCTGTGCCCCCGCGTGGAGCAAATTGCCAATTTGCTCCACAACCCCTGCCCGCGCGAGGGGGGAAGCCGAGGGCGCGGGGATGAGATCTGCATGACCACGACGATGGCTTCGGGCGTTCCGCGCCCTTGTATGACGGTTACCAAAAGACTCGGGGTCCGAACCCTGCTCCTGCATGCTTTGGAACGCGGGCCGAGTGGTGGTAAACTCCCCGTAGTGTTTGCATGTGGAGGACTATCCCGTGAGGTCGCTTAGGTTTGTTTTCCACTGTGCGCGTAGGTATTCGCGGGCGCTTGCCCTCACTATTTTCAGCATGTTGTTGCTGGTGGGCGTGCAACTGGTGGCCCCGTGGATCGTCAAGACGATGATTGCCGCCGTTACAGAGGCCGACGCGGGGCCGGAGACGATGGGAACGGTTACGCGGCTTTCGCTGTTGGCTCTGGTGGTCTTTGTAGCGCGCGGGTTCTTCAGTTACCTGCGCAGTTACATGGCGCATGTCGCCGGGTGGAACGTTGTCGCCGATGTCCGCGCCGACCTGTACCGGCACCTGCAGCGCCTATCGCTCCGCTTTTATGAGGATAAGCAGACGGGGCAGTTGATGTCGCGCGTGGTCAACGACTCGGACTTGCTGGAGCAGTTGATCGCCCATGCCGTGCCCGACGCGCTGGTCAACGTGCTCATGCTCGTGGGCGTAACCGCCGTGCTGTTCAGCATGAGTTGGCAGTTGACGCTGCTGAGCATGATTCCCATCCCCCTCATCGCGCTGGCGATGCGGGGCGTAACGCGGTACGTCCGCCCGGCCTTTCGCGCGCGACAGGTGGAACTGGGCGAACTGAACGCCGCGCTGAACGACAACTTGTCGGGCATCCGCGAGATCAAGGCGTTCACCCGTGAGGATGCGGAAGCGGCCCATATCTGGGGCCACATTGTGAAGTATCGCGATGCCCTCCTGCGCGCCCTGCGCCTCATGGCGATGTTCCACCCGTTTGTGGAATTCGCGTCATCGTTGGGCACGATTGTACTCGTGTACTTCGGCGGCCAACTCGTGCTGAAGCAGATGCTGCCGCTGGCCG
The nucleotide sequence above comes from Chloroflexota bacterium. Encoded proteins:
- a CDS encoding HDIG domain-containing protein, giving the protein MVTREEAWRLLTEHNKEPEHIKHAIAVEAAMRAYARKFGEDEELWGIVGLIHDVDYEEHPTMGPGEHPFAGAQMLEDLGWPAEIVRAVRSHANYSGIPRQTPLEKTLFAVDELTGLVIAVALVRPSKNIADVEVKSVRKKWKDKAFARAVNREEIEQGAAELGVDLEEHIATVIEALKPVAAQLGIDGSLAQG
- a CDS encoding GNAT family N-acetyltransferase; translation: MLPKRITTKDGKTIIIRHVRDTDAAPLIRLLNEVFAEEAFMLRSSFNQTLEDERVFIRSVSPPNLYIVAEHKGALVGWLTLFQHRAEFCRHVAELGIGVRKGYRGVGIGLALMQTAQDWAKAVGLEKITLGVRASNKVAQRLYEKCGFVYEGHRIRQVKHRGEYDDDFIMAWFADSP
- a CDS encoding glycosyltransferase, translated to MNIAIVHDWLNQMGGAEGVLETLMAMFPDAPLYTSIYWREGMPDAYRAWDIRTSFLDRWPLIKRKHQVFLPFYPLAFERFDFAGYDLVISNKSGFCHGIITPPETLHICYCLTPTRYLWDTANYIRREGLGRLAQAVLVPFLAQLRMWDRLAADRVDAFVAISQEVRRRIARYYRRNSVVIYPPVHTERFEPAAKRDDYYLVVSRLVPYKRIDLAVEAFNRLGKPLVVIGEGRDRKALEALARPNVSFLGRLPFEQVRDYMARCRALIFPGLEDFGITPVEAQAAGRPVIAFAGGGALDTVEDGRTGILFPEQTPESLMAAVERCEQMSFDVGVLRANAERFSVEEFQRQLTAFVEKELARHGKAA
- a CDS encoding LysM peptidoglycan-binding domain-containing protein, whose protein sequence is MDARQRESALPIALVLVALVALTALAAFLPKASGQPVVASPTLVATAADESPSPSPRPTRTPSPTATATPTPTFTPLPPIIHIVQKGESVGIIAKQYGVSERAVLEANGLQPDSIIRIGQELIIPRPTPTPEPAATQVPPTVEGAALAPGEQVYAVESGDTLSGIAKKFNTNVNLLMSRNNIKDPSLLRVGQTIIIPVGTPTPLPTPTFRPTSTPTPGPPYLAPALLWPPDGAVYRGEAATVWVQWASVGLLAPDEWYVVRVYRGGQVVGEGWTKANAWRLPAELRPPTDAADHRLTWEVLVMRQDGLEPGRGTVLVGPGASRYLEWY